In the genome of Paraburkholderia azotifigens, the window GCATCCGCCCACCTTGTCACCTGTGGACTCTTCACGCATCAGTCCCACAAAGCTGGCGAGTCGATTCGAAGCGGACGCGATATCCGTTTCACCATCGCCATTCATGGTCCGTACCACGACGTCTGTGGGCAGGTAATTGCGAATCAGCCGATCATGGGGCGGCTCAATAAAAAATCGCCCGCACAGCATGTCCAGAGGTTCGCCCTTGCTATCGTTCGCGCTGAGCGTCAACCCAGCAGAACTTTCGCGTTCGAAAGTGGGCCCAGGAGCACGTCCGCTGCCGTCGTGAAGAACGTGCGCCGATCCGCGAGGCATCAGTACGATATCGCCGGCCACCAGCTCTCTGACCGTCCCTGTCTCCGGATTCTCGACGATGGCCCGTCCCTTCAGTACGACGTGGTAGGGAATCTCATTCGCCGCCGACTCCGCCCAGGCCACACGCCATGGCGCGCCATAGGTGCACCGGACCTCCAGCCGGCCGGTGACGGTGATCATTTTCAGCAGGTGACTCAGCCAGTCGACTTGGGACATAGTGCTCCGTTAGGCCTCGGCACAGGAAACATCGGAATGTGATCAGGCTATTTGCGCCAGCCTTCATGTGAAGATTGGCTGATTGAGCGCCGCTTTCTTCAGCTTCGCAATCAGCGTCGGACCATTTCAGCGGCCGGCACTTTGCCCGCCGTCGACGTGCAGGATCTCTCCCGTGATAAACGGTGCGGAATCGAGAAAGACAATCGCGTCCGCGATATCGCGCATCTCCCCGATGCGTCCCAGAGGATTAAACGCCCCGAGTGCATCATGAGTCTCCCGTGCGTGCATCGGCGATCTGATGATTCCGGGCGCAACAGCATTCACGCGAACTCCCTTCTGCGCGTACTCGATTGCCAGCGACTTTGTGGCTGCGTTCAGACCGCCTTTAGTCAACGCCGCCAGTACTGAATATACGCCGCTGTATGCAGTGTCAGCGATGCTGGCGGTCACGCTAACCACGTGTCCTTTCGCATGCCTCTCCATTTCGGCGATGGCGAGTTGCGTGATGTAAAAGAAGCCCCTCATATTCACGTCCATCACGGCAGCGTAGTCTTCCGAGGTGTGTTCGGTGAAAGGCTTTCCAATGTAAATGCCCGCGTTGTTCACAAGCGTATCGATCCCGCCAAATCGGGCGATGGCCTGGGAAATGACGCGCTTTGCGACGGCGGGATCACTGATGTCGCCGGCTACCGTCAGGACGTTTGCGTCGCCCGACGGCTTGATCGGACGGCATAGTCGAGCTCGCGAAATGCCCGAACGATCGCGGCGCCAATCCCGCGTGACGCGCCGGTAACGACGACAACCTTTCGTGACGTGCTCATACTTGAGTACCTTTTAA includes:
- a CDS encoding AraC family transcriptional regulator, translating into MSQVDWLSHLLKMITVTGRLEVRCTYGAPWRVAWAESAANEIPYHVVLKGRAIVENPETGTVRELVAGDIVLMPRGSAHVLHDGSGRAPGPTFERESSAGLTLSANDSKGEPLDMLCGRFFIEPPHDRLIRNYLPTDVVVRTMNGDGETDIASASNRLASFVGLMREESTGDKVGGCAILNALSSALFALVLREASESGRAPAGLLALAGHPRLTPAISAMFSDPTRPWSLPDLAGLCNMSRATFMRHFQDTLGRSAIDLLTDIRMSLAANELKKPTMSTEAVAESVGYQSVSSFRRLFADRMGMTPGEWRRLARSGQS